Proteins found in one Hippopotamus amphibius kiboko isolate mHipAmp2 chromosome 12, mHipAmp2.hap2, whole genome shotgun sequence genomic segment:
- the GDF3 gene encoding growth/differentiation factor 3 — translation MLPSLPGLALGLLLILALGQTFQFQEHVFLQFLGLDKVPSPKKFQPVPSILKRIFQDQEAAAATGISQDLCYMKELGVRGNIFRLLPDQGFFLYSKSLSQASSCLWKLLSFNLSAIKDEEQLTMAQLGLELGPNTYYKLGPELELALYLIQKPHVWGQATPKTGKMFALQSVPWPQGILHFNLLDVAKRNNYPWKNLGLFLEILVKGGRASGANFQLEDTCARLRRSVHASLLVVTLNPEQCRPPRRRRAAIPASKPSCKNLCHRHQLFINFRDLGWHKWIIAPKGFMANYCHGDCPFSLTTSLNSSNYAFMQALMHAVDPAVPQAVCIPTKLSPISMLYQDNDDNVILRHYEDMVVDECGCG, via the exons ATGCTCCCTTCGCTGCCAGGCTTGGCTCTCGGCCTCCTGTTAATTCTGGCCTTGGGTCAGACATTCCAATTCCAAGAACATGTCTTTCTCCAATTTCTGGGCTTAGACAAAGTGCCTTCACCCAAGAAGTTCCAACCTGTGCCTTCCATCTTGAAGAGAATTTTTCAGGATCAAGAGGCAGCAGCAGCTACTGGCATCTCTCAAGATCTGTGCTACATGAAGGAGCTGGGTGTCCGTGGGAACATATTCCGACTTCTCCCAGATCAAG gtttCTTCCTTTACTCTAAGAGCCTTTCCCAAGCCTCCTCCTGCCTATGGAAGCTCCTCTCCTTTAACCTGTCTGCCATTAAAGATGAGGAGCAGTTAACAATGGCCCAGCTGGGCCTGGAGTTGGGGCCCAACACTTACTATAAGCTGGGACCAGAACTAGAATTGGCTCTGTACCTCATTCAGAAGCCACATGTGTGGGGCCAGGCCACCCCGAAGACAGGTAAAATGTTTGCACTGCAGTCAGTACCATGGCCTCAAGGTATCCTTCACTTCAACCTGCTGGATGTGGCTAAGAGGAATAATTACCCCTGGAAGAACTTAGGTTTGTTTCTAGAGATACTGGTCAAAGGAGGTAGAGCCTCTGGGGCGAATTTTCAGCTTGAGGACACCTGCGCCAGACTGAGACGTTCTGTTCACGCTTCCCTGCTGGTGGTCACCCTCAACCCTGAGCAGTGCCGCCCTCCTCGCAGAAGGAGGGCAGCCATCCCTGCCTCTAAGCCTTCTTGCAAGAACCTCTGCCATCGTCACCAGCTGTTCATTAACTTCCGGGACCTGGGTTGGCACAAGTGGATCATTGCCCCCAAGGGTTTCATGGCAAATTACTGCCATGGAGATTGTCCTTTCTCACTGACCACCTCCCTCAACAGCTCCAATTATGCGTTCATGCAAGCGCTGATGCACGCCGTTGACCCAGCGGTTCCCCAGGCTGTCTGCATTCCCACCAAGCTGTCCCCCATCTCCATGCTCTATCAGGACAACGATGACAATGTCATTCTACGGCATTATGAAGACATGGTAGTTGATGAGTGTGGGTGTGGGTAG